One stretch of Bordetella avium DNA includes these proteins:
- the hscB gene encoding Fe-S protein assembly co-chaperone HscB yields MAADDYFSLFGLPSKFAIDAQALEEAWRLVAARVHPDRYATASAAERRVAMQWAARANEAYRLLRDPMLRARYLCESAGRDLQTESNTAMAPAFLMQQMEWREMLDDARHDERARAALGEELEQAREAMRASLAELIDTRQDYAAAGQKVREWMFIEKLAQELAAVQP; encoded by the coding sequence TTGGCCGCTGACGATTATTTCAGTCTGTTTGGTTTGCCTTCTAAGTTTGCGATCGACGCTCAGGCCCTCGAAGAGGCCTGGCGTCTCGTGGCGGCGCGGGTGCACCCTGACCGCTACGCCACGGCCAGCGCCGCTGAGCGCAGGGTGGCGATGCAGTGGGCGGCCCGCGCGAATGAGGCTTACCGTCTGTTGCGTGATCCTATGCTGCGCGCCCGCTATCTGTGCGAGTCGGCAGGCAGAGACTTGCAGACCGAGAGCAATACGGCGATGGCTCCGGCCTTTCTGATGCAGCAGATGGAATGGCGCGAGATGCTCGATGATGCCCGTCACGATGAGCGGGCCCGAGCGGCTTTGGGCGAGGAGCTGGAGCAGGCGCGTGAGGCGATGCGCGCCTCGCTCGCCGAGCTGATCGACACGCGTCAAGACTATGCCGCCGCCGGCCAGAAAGTGCGGGAATGGATGTTCATCGAGAAACTGGCCCAGGAATTGGCGGCCGTCCAGCCCTAG
- the iscA gene encoding iron-sulfur cluster assembly protein IscA: MAVTLTQQAANHVSRYLQKRGKGIGLRLGVRTTGCSGMAYKLEYVDDPDAEDVVFESFGVKVFVDPKSLAYLEGTELDYAREGLNEGFKFSNPNEKATCGCGESFTV; this comes from the coding sequence ATGGCCGTCACCCTGACCCAACAAGCGGCCAATCACGTCAGCCGCTATCTGCAAAAGCGCGGTAAAGGGATCGGGCTGCGCCTGGGCGTGCGCACGACCGGGTGCTCGGGCATGGCGTACAAGCTCGAGTATGTGGACGATCCTGATGCCGAGGATGTGGTGTTCGAGAGCTTTGGCGTGAAGGTTTTTGTAGACCCAAAAAGCCTGGCCTATCTGGAAGGCACTGAGCTGGATTACGCCCGCGAAGGTCTGAACGAAGGCTTCAAGTTCAGCAATCCTAACGAAAAGGCGACCTGCGGCTGCGGCGAGTCGTTCACGGTGTAA
- the iscU gene encoding Fe-S cluster assembly scaffold IscU — translation MAYSDKVLDHYENPRNVGSFEKGDDSVGTGMVGAPACGDVMKLQIKVNSAGVIEDARFKTYGCGSAIASSSLVTEWVKGKTLDQALSIRNTQIAEELALPPVKIHCSILAEDAIKAAVQDYKTKHGAAEAVTAD, via the coding sequence ATGGCATATAGCGACAAGGTCCTGGACCACTACGAAAATCCCCGCAACGTCGGTTCTTTCGAAAAGGGCGACGACTCCGTTGGCACCGGCATGGTCGGCGCGCCGGCCTGTGGTGACGTCATGAAGCTGCAGATCAAGGTCAATAGCGCAGGCGTGATCGAAGACGCGCGCTTCAAGACCTACGGTTGCGGTTCGGCCATCGCCTCCAGCTCGCTGGTGACCGAGTGGGTCAAGGGTAAGACCCTGGATCAGGCTCTGTCCATCCGCAATACCCAGATCGCCGAAGAACTGGCGTTGCCGCCGGTCAAAATCCACTGCTCCATCTTGGCCGAAGACGCCATCAAGGCGGCGGTTCAGGATTACAAAACCAAGCACGGCGCGGCCGAGGCTGTTACGGCAGACTGA
- a CDS encoding IscS subfamily cysteine desulfurase → MSNRPIYLDYSATTPVDPRVVEKMIPWLYDNFGNPASRSHAFGWDAEEAVENARVEVAKLVNADPREIVWTSGATESDNLAIKGAANFYAERGKHIITVKTEHKAVLDTCRELERQGFEVTYLDVKEDGLLDLDVFKAALRPDTVLVSVMMVNNEIGVIQDIETLGEICREKGIIFHVDAAQATGKVEIDLQKLKVDLMSFSAHKTYGPKGIGALYVRRKPRVRIEAQMHGGGHERGFRSGTLATHQIVGMGEAFRLAREEMGTENERVRMLRDRLFAGLSQIEEVYVNGSMEHRVPHNLNISFNYVEGESLIMAIKELAVSSGSACTSASLEPSYVLRALGRNDELAHSSIRFTLGRFTTEQEVDFTIELLKSRVGKLRDMSPLWEMAKEGIDLNTVQWAAH, encoded by the coding sequence ATGAGCAACCGCCCGATTTACCTGGACTACTCTGCCACGACGCCGGTCGATCCTCGCGTGGTCGAGAAAATGATTCCCTGGCTGTACGACAACTTCGGCAACCCCGCCTCGCGCAGCCATGCTTTCGGCTGGGATGCCGAAGAAGCGGTCGAGAACGCGCGCGTCGAGGTGGCCAAGCTGGTCAATGCCGACCCCCGCGAGATCGTCTGGACCTCCGGCGCCACGGAATCCGATAACCTCGCCATCAAAGGCGCGGCCAATTTCTATGCCGAGCGCGGCAAGCACATCATTACCGTCAAGACCGAGCACAAGGCCGTGCTGGACACCTGTCGCGAGCTGGAGCGCCAGGGCTTCGAAGTGACCTATCTCGATGTCAAGGAAGACGGTCTGCTGGACCTCGACGTTTTCAAGGCCGCTTTGCGTCCTGACACCGTGCTGGTGTCGGTGATGATGGTCAACAACGAAATCGGCGTGATCCAGGACATCGAAACCCTGGGTGAAATCTGCCGTGAAAAAGGCATCATTTTCCACGTTGACGCAGCTCAGGCGACCGGCAAGGTCGAGATCGATCTGCAAAAGCTCAAGGTCGATCTGATGTCCTTCTCGGCCCACAAGACCTATGGCCCCAAAGGCATCGGCGCGCTCTATGTGCGTCGCAAGCCGCGTGTGCGCATCGAAGCGCAGATGCATGGCGGTGGCCATGAGCGCGGCTTTCGTTCGGGCACCCTGGCCACCCATCAGATCGTTGGCATGGGTGAGGCATTCCGCCTGGCGCGCGAAGAAATGGGCACGGAAAACGAGCGCGTGCGCATGTTGCGTGACCGCCTGTTCGCCGGCCTGTCGCAGATCGAAGAGGTTTATGTGAACGGCAGCATGGAGCACCGTGTGCCGCACAATCTGAACATCAGCTTCAACTACGTCGAAGGCGAGTCCCTGATCATGGCGATCAAGGAACTGGCCGTCTCCAGCGGCTCGGCCTGCACCTCGGCCAGCCTGGAGCCTTCCTATGTGCTGCGCGCGCTGGGCCGCAATGACGAACTGGCGCACAGCTCGATCCGTTTTACCCTGGGCCGCTTTACGACCGAACAGGAGGTCGATTTCACGATCGAACTGCTGAAGAGCCGCGTCGGCAAGCTGCGCGATATGTCGCCGCTCTGGGAAATGGCCAAAGAAGGCATCGATCTGAACACCGTGCAATGGGCCGCGCACTGA
- the iscR gene encoding Fe-S cluster assembly transcriptional regulator IscR produces the protein MRLTTKGRFAVTAMIDLAMRQHSGPVTLAAISQRQNISLSYLEQLFGKLRRHELVDSVRGPGGGYSLARLARNVTVADIIFAVDEPLDATSCGGKRDCTSGNDGKPGKCMTHELWATLNRKMVDYLDSVSLQDLVDQQRLRQLQEANNQAQGCSVRVNRAGANAAAATPAANAAATV, from the coding sequence ATGCGGCTAACCACCAAAGGACGTTTCGCCGTGACTGCCATGATCGATCTGGCTATGCGGCAGCATAGCGGTCCGGTCACTCTCGCGGCGATCAGCCAGCGCCAGAATATTTCCCTTTCTTATCTGGAACAGCTGTTCGGCAAGCTGCGCCGCCACGAACTCGTGGACAGCGTGCGTGGTCCGGGCGGCGGTTACTCCCTGGCGCGCCTGGCGCGCAATGTGACGGTGGCTGACATCATTTTTGCGGTGGACGAGCCGCTGGATGCCACCAGTTGCGGCGGCAAGCGGGACTGTACCAGCGGCAACGATGGCAAGCCGGGCAAGTGCATGACGCACGAGCTCTGGGCAACCTTGAACCGCAAGATGGTCGATTACCTGGATTCGGTTTCCCTGCAAGACCTGGTGGATCAGCAGCGCTTGCGCCAATTGCAGGAAGCCAACAATCAAGCCCAAGGCTGTTCGGTGCGCGTCAACCGTGCGGGCGCCAATGCCGCAGCCGCCACGCCTGCCGCCAATGCGGCGGCCACCGTCTAA
- a CDS encoding low molecular weight protein-tyrosine-phosphatase has protein sequence MMTKVLFVCMGNICRSPSAEGVFRHLVNDAGLAEVVQIDSAGTHAFHIGEAPDARAVAAARKRGYDISQLHARQVTAEDFREFDLILSMDWDNLSALQQQCPKAYQHKLMLLMRFANDFEEATVPDPYYGGQEGFAKVLDYLEDACQGVLELVRKRATQYQAA, from the coding sequence ATGATGACCAAGGTACTTTTCGTTTGCATGGGCAATATCTGCCGCTCGCCGAGCGCAGAGGGTGTTTTTCGCCACCTGGTGAACGACGCCGGCCTGGCTGAGGTGGTGCAGATCGACTCTGCGGGCACCCACGCATTCCATATCGGCGAGGCGCCGGACGCCCGGGCTGTGGCGGCCGCTCGCAAGCGCGGCTACGACATTAGCCAGCTCCATGCCCGGCAGGTCACGGCGGAAGATTTCCGCGAATTTGACCTCATTCTCTCGATGGACTGGGACAATCTGTCTGCCTTGCAGCAGCAGTGCCCGAAAGCCTATCAGCATAAATTGATGTTGCTGATGCGTTTTGCCAATGATTTTGAAGAAGCCACGGTTCCTGATCCCTATTATGGCGGTCAGGAAGGCTTCGCCAAGGTGCTCGACTACCTTGAGGATGCCTGTCAGGGCGTGTTGGAGCTGGTGCGCAAGCGCGCCACTCAGTATCAGGCGGCCTGA
- the uvrB gene encoding excinuclease ABC subunit UvrB gives MTDPGYVEFPGSPFQLFQPYAPAGDQPAAIEGLVQGVADGLMYQTLLGVTGSGKTFTMANVIARLGRPALVLAPNKTLAAQLYAEMRDFFPKNAVEYFVSYYDYYQPEAYVPTRDLFIEKDSSVNEHIEQMRLSATKSLLERRDTIIVGTVSCIYGIGNPGDYHAMVLILRAGDRISRREVLARLVAMQYTRNDADFTRGAFRVRGETIDIFPAESPELALRLTLFDDEVETLELFDPLTGKVRQKLPRFTVYPGSHYVTPRETVLRAIETIKEELRERLSTFTNEGKLLEAQRIEQRTRFDLEMLQELGFCKGIENYSRHLSGAAPGEPPPTLIDYLPADALMFIDESHVTVGQLGGMYRGDRARKETLVQYGFRLPSALDNRPLRLEEFEARMRQCVFVSATPADYERQHADNVVEQVVRPTGLVDPEVEVRPAHTQVDDLLGEIRHRVARQERVLVTTLTKRMSEDLTDFLAEHGVRVRYLHSDIDTVERVEIIRDLRLGVFDVLVGINLLREGLDIPEVSLVAILDADKEGFLRSERSLIQTIGRAARNLHGHAILYADRITDSMRRAMDETSRRRSKQLQHNADHGITARGVNKAVRELIDGVMAPATTHDALEDAVPLAALTDEKAMAREIKRLEKLMMDHARNLEFEQAAAARDALTALKNRLLLDGVR, from the coding sequence ATGACAGACCCTGGATACGTCGAATTTCCCGGCAGTCCTTTTCAACTCTTTCAGCCCTATGCGCCGGCTGGCGATCAGCCCGCCGCCATTGAGGGACTCGTCCAGGGGGTGGCTGATGGACTGATGTACCAGACCTTGCTTGGCGTCACGGGCTCGGGTAAGACATTTACCATGGCCAACGTGATCGCCCGGCTAGGGCGTCCGGCCTTGGTGCTCGCGCCCAACAAGACCCTGGCGGCGCAGCTTTACGCCGAGATGCGCGATTTCTTTCCCAAGAATGCGGTCGAGTATTTCGTCTCTTACTACGATTACTACCAGCCTGAGGCCTATGTGCCCACGCGCGACCTGTTCATTGAGAAGGATTCCTCAGTCAATGAACATATCGAGCAGATGCGTTTGTCGGCCACCAAGAGCCTGCTGGAACGGCGCGACACCATCATCGTGGGCACGGTGTCCTGCATCTACGGTATCGGCAACCCGGGCGACTACCATGCAATGGTGCTGATCCTGCGCGCAGGAGATCGTATTTCCCGCCGTGAGGTGCTGGCCCGGCTGGTCGCCATGCAGTACACGCGCAACGATGCTGATTTCACGCGCGGCGCGTTCCGCGTTCGCGGTGAAACCATCGACATTTTTCCGGCGGAAAGCCCCGAACTCGCCTTGCGCCTGACGCTATTCGATGATGAGGTTGAAACGCTGGAGCTGTTTGACCCTTTGACCGGCAAGGTGCGTCAAAAGCTGCCGCGTTTTACGGTCTATCCGGGGTCGCATTACGTGACGCCGCGAGAGACGGTGCTGCGCGCCATCGAGACCATCAAGGAAGAGTTGCGCGAACGGCTGTCCACGTTCACGAATGAGGGCAAGCTGCTCGAAGCTCAGCGGATTGAGCAGCGCACTCGTTTCGATCTTGAAATGTTGCAAGAGCTGGGTTTCTGCAAAGGCATTGAAAACTATTCTCGTCATTTATCCGGCGCGGCGCCGGGTGAGCCGCCGCCGACGCTGATTGATTATTTGCCTGCCGATGCCCTGATGTTCATCGACGAAAGTCACGTCACGGTGGGGCAGCTGGGTGGCATGTATCGGGGTGACCGGGCGCGCAAGGAGACACTGGTGCAATATGGTTTCCGCCTGCCTTCGGCCCTGGATAACCGGCCTTTAAGACTAGAGGAGTTCGAAGCCCGCATGCGCCAGTGCGTTTTTGTGTCCGCCACCCCGGCGGATTACGAACGCCAGCATGCCGACAACGTCGTCGAGCAGGTGGTGCGGCCGACAGGCCTGGTTGATCCTGAGGTTGAGGTGCGCCCGGCCCATACTCAGGTGGATGATCTGCTGGGTGAAATCCGCCATCGCGTGGCGCGGCAAGAGCGTGTGCTGGTCACCACGCTGACCAAGCGCATGTCCGAGGACCTGACTGACTTCCTAGCCGAGCACGGGGTGCGGGTGCGATATTTGCACTCGGATATCGACACGGTTGAGCGGGTGGAAATTATCCGGGACCTGCGTCTGGGGGTCTTTGATGTGCTGGTGGGCATCAATCTGTTGCGCGAAGGCCTCGATATTCCAGAGGTGTCGTTGGTGGCCATTCTCGATGCGGACAAGGAGGGTTTTCTGCGTTCTGAGCGCAGCCTGATTCAGACCATAGGCCGCGCCGCCCGCAATCTGCATGGCCATGCCATTTTGTACGCTGACCGGATCACTGACTCGATGCGCCGTGCCATGGATGAGACCAGCCGGCGGCGCAGCAAGCAGTTGCAGCACAACGCAGACCACGGCATTACGGCGCGCGGGGTGAATAAGGCGGTGCGAGAGCTGATCGATGGCGTCATGGCGCCCGCGACCACCCATGACGCGCTCGAAGATGCCGTGCCGCTCGCTGCCCTGACGGATGAAAAAGCGATGGCGCGCGAGATCAAGCGTCTTGAAAAGCTGATGATGGATCATGCCCGCAACCTGGAGTTTGAGCAGGCCGCTGCGGCTCGGGATGCCTTGACCGCGCTCAAAAATCGGCTGCTTCTGGACGGAGTCAGGTGA
- a CDS encoding amino acid aminotransferase, producing the protein MSTLFASVELAPRDPILGLNEQYNADTRPGKVNLGVGVYYDDEGHIPLLGAVRKAELARVEAAAARGYLPIEGIAAYNKGAQALLFGADSTLAAEGRLLTTQTLGGTGALKVGADFLKQLLPQSKVLISDPSWENHRALFERAGFKVETYTYYDAATHGLNFDGMLASLQAAPEQTIVVLHACCHNPTGVDPTAEQWKQIAEVVKARKLVPFLDIAYQGFGENLEKDASVVRLFASMGLTMLISSSFSKSFSLYGERVGALTAVAGDKDEATRVLSQLKRVIRTNYSNPPTHGGSVVAAVLNTPALFAEWQQELDAMRDRIRLMRQQLVEKIKAQGVTQDFSFVLQQRGMFSYSGLTAAQVDRLRDEHGVYAVSSGRICVAALNSRNIDTVAAAIAAVLK; encoded by the coding sequence ATGAGCACCCTCTTCGCTTCCGTCGAACTCGCCCCGCGCGACCCCATTCTTGGTCTGAACGAGCAGTACAACGCCGACACCCGCCCTGGCAAAGTGAATTTGGGCGTGGGCGTCTACTACGACGATGAGGGACACATCCCGCTGCTCGGCGCCGTTCGCAAGGCCGAACTGGCCCGTGTCGAAGCCGCTGCCGCCCGCGGCTATCTGCCCATCGAAGGCATCGCCGCTTACAACAAGGGCGCGCAAGCCCTGCTGTTCGGCGCCGATTCCACGCTGGCTGCCGAAGGCCGTTTGCTGACCACCCAGACGCTGGGCGGCACCGGCGCGCTGAAAGTCGGCGCCGACTTCCTCAAGCAATTGCTGCCGCAATCCAAAGTCCTGATCAGCGACCCGAGCTGGGAAAACCACCGCGCCCTGTTCGAGCGCGCCGGCTTCAAAGTCGAAACCTACACTTATTACGATGCCGCCACCCATGGCCTGAATTTCGATGGCATGCTGGCCTCGCTGCAAGCAGCCCCCGAACAGACCATCGTCGTGCTGCACGCCTGCTGCCACAACCCCACCGGCGTGGACCCCACGGCCGAGCAGTGGAAGCAGATCGCCGAAGTCGTCAAGGCCCGCAAACTGGTCCCCTTCCTCGACATCGCCTACCAAGGCTTTGGCGAAAACCTGGAAAAAGACGCTTCGGTTGTGCGTCTGTTCGCCAGCATGGGCCTGACCATGCTGATCAGCTCCTCGTTCTCGAAGTCGTTCTCGCTGTATGGCGAGCGCGTCGGTGCCCTGACCGCCGTCGCCGGCGACAAGGACGAAGCCACCCGCGTCCTGAGCCAGCTCAAGCGCGTCATTCGCACCAACTACTCCAACCCGCCGACCCACGGCGGCAGCGTGGTTGCCGCCGTACTCAACACGCCCGCACTGTTCGCCGAATGGCAGCAGGAACTGGACGCCATGCGCGACCGCATCCGCCTGATGCGCCAGCAGCTGGTCGAGAAGATCAAGGCGCAAGGCGTGACGCAGGACTTCAGCTTCGTGCTGCAACAACGCGGCATGTTCTCCTACTCGGGCCTGACCGCTGCCCAAGTGGACCGCCTGCGCGATGAGCACGGTGTGTACGCGGTGTCCAGCGGCCGCATCTGCGTAGCCGCCCTGAACAGCCGCAATATCGACACCGTCGCTGCCGCGATCGCCGCCGTTCTGAAGTAA
- the lexA gene encoding transcriptional repressor LexA produces MATKLTERQQEILDLIRQTVARTGFPPTRAEIAQALGFRSPNAAEDHLKALARKGAIELTAGASRGIRLKDAEPTPSPILASLSQLLLPLVGRVAAGSPILAAEHVERDVGVDPSLFSQAPDYLLKVRGMSMRDAGILEGDLLAVKKSSEARNGQIIVARLGDDVTVKRLQRHGSRIELLPENPEFSPILVAPDDEFALEGVAVGLIRTHALH; encoded by the coding sequence ATGGCCACGAAACTCACGGAACGCCAGCAGGAAATCCTGGACCTCATCCGGCAAACCGTCGCCCGTACGGGCTTTCCTCCCACACGTGCCGAAATCGCCCAGGCCTTGGGTTTTCGATCGCCCAACGCTGCCGAAGACCACCTCAAAGCCTTGGCGCGCAAAGGCGCCATCGAGCTCACGGCGGGCGCGTCCCGCGGCATACGCCTCAAAGATGCGGAACCCACGCCCTCCCCCATCCTGGCTTCGCTGTCACAGTTGCTGCTGCCGCTGGTAGGCAGGGTGGCGGCCGGCAGCCCGATTCTGGCCGCCGAACATGTCGAGCGCGACGTCGGCGTCGATCCCAGCCTCTTTTCGCAAGCCCCTGACTACCTGCTCAAAGTGCGCGGCATGAGCATGCGTGACGCAGGCATTCTTGAGGGCGACCTGCTTGCAGTCAAAAAATCGAGCGAGGCGCGCAACGGGCAGATCATCGTGGCCCGGCTGGGCGATGACGTCACCGTCAAGCGTCTGCAGCGCCACGGCAGCCGCATCGAGCTGCTGCCCGAAAATCCCGAGTTCTCTCCCATCCTGGTGGCCCCCGATGACGAATTCGCGCTCGAAGGGGTTGCTGTCGGCCTGATCCGCACCCACGCTCTGCATTAA
- a CDS encoding MFS transporter translates to MTRTLATPSRHAQQLPLGGLLALAMAAFITLLTEILPAGVLSSIAQSLEVSESLAGQFITVYAVGALVAAIPVMTLTQGVRRRPLLLFAIAGFAVVNLLTALSRDYTLSITARFFAGVFGGIVWSMLAGYAVRISPAHLSGRAIATVGIGGTIALVLGVPAGALLGRHIGWQAAFGLMSLLALVLIVWIKTVVPDFAGQSRDQRQPLAKVFLKPGIRAVLIVVFSFVVAHNILYIYIEPLLQVAGLASKVDVVLFTFGAGSVVGLWMVGALVDRRLRFLALANMLLFALAAMLFGLWGHAAPIVYSAAALWGLAVGGFGTLTQAALSRFAGDSVDVAQAMYTTGWNTAVAAGGIVGGLLLGWGKAQGLAWAAMAVLAISLIVTMGFMNPALRRQTRS, encoded by the coding sequence ATGACTCGCACCCTCGCAACCCCATCCCGCCACGCGCAACAACTGCCACTGGGCGGTCTGCTCGCGCTGGCGATGGCCGCTTTCATCACGCTGCTCACTGAAATTCTGCCTGCGGGCGTACTCTCATCGATTGCGCAAAGCCTGGAGGTATCGGAAAGCCTGGCAGGCCAGTTCATCACGGTCTATGCCGTGGGCGCCTTGGTCGCCGCGATTCCGGTGATGACGCTCACACAGGGTGTGCGCCGACGCCCTCTGCTGCTGTTCGCAATCGCCGGCTTCGCCGTCGTCAACCTGCTTACCGCCCTGTCGCGCGACTACACGCTGTCCATCACCGCGCGATTCTTTGCCGGCGTATTCGGCGGCATCGTGTGGTCTATGCTGGCGGGCTACGCCGTCCGTATCTCTCCCGCCCACCTGAGCGGACGCGCGATTGCAACCGTCGGCATCGGGGGCACCATTGCGCTAGTGCTCGGCGTACCCGCCGGCGCTTTGCTGGGACGGCATATCGGCTGGCAAGCGGCCTTCGGGCTGATGAGTTTGCTCGCCCTGGTGCTCATCGTATGGATAAAAACCGTCGTGCCTGACTTCGCAGGCCAGAGCCGCGACCAACGCCAGCCGCTGGCAAAGGTCTTTCTCAAGCCCGGCATCCGCGCCGTGCTGATTGTGGTGTTCAGCTTCGTCGTCGCGCACAACATTCTGTACATCTACATCGAACCGCTGCTGCAGGTTGCCGGGCTGGCCAGCAAGGTTGATGTGGTGCTTTTCACCTTCGGCGCGGGCTCGGTCGTCGGGCTTTGGATGGTGGGCGCCCTCGTGGATCGACGCCTGCGCTTTCTCGCGCTGGCCAACATGTTGCTGTTCGCACTGGCCGCCATGCTATTCGGCCTGTGGGGTCATGCCGCTCCTATCGTCTACTCTGCTGCTGCCCTGTGGGGACTGGCGGTAGGCGGCTTCGGCACCCTCACGCAAGCAGCCCTATCGCGCTTCGCCGGCGATTCGGTCGATGTCGCCCAGGCCATGTACACCACCGGCTGGAATACCGCCGTGGCTGCGGGCGGCATCGTCGGCGGCCTGCTGCTGGGCTGGGGCAAAGCGCAGGGCCTGGCCTGGGCGGCCATGGCCGTCCTGGCGATTTCACTGATCGTTACGATGGGCTTCATGAACCCGGCGCTGCGGCGCCAAACCCGGTCCTGA